The region CCACACTGTGCCGAAAGACACCGGTCGCCGTGTGGGCCGATTCCGCATTTTCAGCCTCGCCCGTGGTTCCACTCAACGGCAGTTCTTCCACGGGAAGCGTACGCACCCGGCGCAACCGCAGCTCCGTCGTGGAGATCAGTACCTCCTGAAGAATCTGGGGCAGTTGGTCCGCACTGACCAACCCCTGGGAAAGGCTGGCCAGACTCTCATCAAGCTCATCGAGCGTACGCTGCAGTTGCGCCAGCTCCTGTGCGGGTCGGCTGTCGGCCTCGGTGCTCATCAGGGCGGCCAGTTGTGCCTGCTGGGCACCCCGGTCATTCGCGACCGCGGTGCGCTGCTGTTCAATCTGCTCCCGCTGACGCTCCTCGGGCAACGCCACCAACCATTGCCAGAGCCCGATCAGTACCGCAATAACACACAGCAATAGCAGTACCCGCTCGCGCAGAGAGTACGCCTCCACCCGCTCGGACCATCGCTGCCAGGTCTGCTGCCACTCAGTCACCCGATCGCCCTCCCCGCACACTGGCGTCGTCGGCCAGGGCGCGCTGCACTGAGAACATCAGCCCCGGTCCCCGATCATCGGGCTCCCGGGCCACTTCCAACACGCCGAACGATACGCCTGAAAAGCTCTGGTCACGACGCAACTGCTGCAGATACAGAGGCACCTGTTCAGGCTTGCGAACCCGACCGGCCAGCTCGACGTACTGGCCACCGGACTGAAGCGAAAACCGGGCCAGCGCCAGGTCATCCAGCGCGTGGTGGGACAGACTGGACAACTGTCCCGAAAACCCCTCGGCGTTCCCGAGGTTCTGCTGGGACATCAATTGCAGAATCTGCTCCCGTCGCTGTATCTCCTGACGCAGACGGGCCACCTGCTCTTCCACCGTCGCCCCTCGACGGGCGGGAAGTTCGGCCATCAGTTGCTGAACCTGCCGCTGTAACGCGTCCAGCTCTGCCCGTTCACTGGTCAAACGCGCCTGCAGGGAATCGGTGTAGGCCCCGCTCCATAGCGACAGGCCGACAATCAACACCAGAACAGCCGCTATCGCGGCGATCATCTGGGTCAGACTCAGCCACACCCGGCGGGGGTGAAACTCCGGCAAATACAGATTGACCTGTTGCATCAGTCTGACTCCCCCTCGGTAAACCGCAGTGCGGCGCCGATGGCCGGCAGGCACAGCGTCAGGGTGTGGGACTGAACCTGATCTCCAAACCTCAGCGAGGCTTCAATATCCAGCAGCGACAACGGCATCGGTAAGCCGTTGGTCAGTGATTCCGTGATTTTATCGGGGCTGAGGTTCTCGCCGACCAGGCAGATCTGACCGGGCGGTGGCTGACGCATCTGGCGTTCGAAGTAATCCAGGGAGCGCTGGATTTCCAGCAGCAGAACATCTTCCGGCAGATCCTCCAGCAGCCCGCCTTCGTAGGGCACGTTAAAGCGACGCGCCAGGTGCAGGTCATCGCCACGAACGATGTGCAGACTCCCGGTGCCGCCACCGAGCTTGACCAGCGCGACGCCCCGGGTGGTGTCACATACCCGATACACCAGATTGCGCAACGCCAGTTCCGGGATATCAATCACCTGAAGCTTCAGCCGGGCCTCGGCCACCTGGGCAATTCGCTGCTCAATCACATCCCGGTGAACGACCGCCACATAGGCCATGCGTTTGCCGCCCCGGCTACGGTCTT is a window of Marinimicrobium sp. C6131 DNA encoding:
- a CDS encoding MSHA biogenesis protein MshI is translated as MQQVNLYLPEFHPRRVWLSLTQMIAAIAAVLVLIVGLSLWSGAYTDSLQARLTSERAELDALQRQVQQLMAELPARRGATVEEQVARLRQEIQRREQILQLMSQQNLGNAEGFSGQLSSLSHHALDDLALARFSLQSGGQYVELAGRVRKPEQVPLYLQQLRRDQSFSGVSFGVLEVAREPDDRGPGLMFSVQRALADDASVRGGRSGD
- a CDS encoding MSHA biogenesis protein MshJ, producing the protein MTEWQQTWQRWSERVEAYSLRERVLLLLCVIAVLIGLWQWLVALPEERQREQIEQQRTAVANDRGAQQAQLAALMSTEADSRPAQELAQLQRTLDELDESLASLSQGLVSADQLPQILQEVLISTTELRLRRVRTLPVEELPLSGTTGEAENAESAHTATGVFRHSVELEVSGDFFEVLSFLRRLEGLPWRFYWDRLDYEVADYPVGDIRLRVYTLSAEEGLLGV
- a CDS encoding MSHA biogenesis protein MshI, yielding MSGASEAEAPAPLLQIAEWLPERDRQRQCRLLEERVEQLGLRRKPCHLVLGREDYNLLLVEAPAVPASELREALRWRIRDLIDFPADQAVLDAFLLPEDRSRGGKRMAYVAVVHRDVIEQRIAQVAEARLKLQVIDIPELALRNLVYRVCDTTRGVALVKLGGGTGSLHIVRGDDLHLARRFNVPYEGGLLEDLPEDVLLLEIQRSLDYFERQMRQPPPGQICLVGENLSPDKITESLTNGLPMPLSLLDIEASLRFGDQVQSHTLTLCLPAIGAALRFTEGESD